CATCCGCGGCAGCGCCCCACTCTCCGTCACCGCCGTCGACGGCTTCCGCACCCTCCGCCTCCTCGACCTCGCCCGCCAATCCAGCGAACTCCGCCGCACCCTCCCCGTCACCTTCGACTAACGAATCACCACCGCACAGGGTGGGCTATCGCGCGTTAAGACGCGCGATAATTCGCAGGACGCCGCCGCCACACGGCAGCACATCGTGTACTCTTGCACGCAATGTCGCGCCCCACCATCCTCTGCATCACCACCTACGAAAAAGGCCAGGCCTTCCTCCGCGAAGTCGCCAGCCTCGGCTGCGACATCCACCTCCTCACCGTCCACAAGCTCCGCGACGCCGACTGGCCCCGCGACATCCTCGCCGGCTTCCACACCATCCCCGAAGACCTCACGCCCGAACAAACCCTCCCGTACATCGCCAACCTCATGCGCCACATCCCCATCGCGCGCATCGTTCCGCTCGACGAATTCGATCTCGAGACCGCCGCCCTCGCCCGCGAGCACCTCCGCCTCCCCGGCATGGGCCAGACCGCCACCCGCTTCTTCCGCGACAAGCTTGCCATGCGCGAAGCCGCCGCCCGTGCCGGCGTCTCCGTCCCCGCCTTCTCCTCCGTTGCCAACCACGACGCCCTCTATCAATTCCTCCAATCCACCGAAGGTCCCTGGCTCCTCAAGCCGCGCTGGTCCGCCTCTGCCATCGGCATCCACAAATTCCAAACCGTCGAAGAAGTCTGGCCGATCCTCGATCGCCTCGGCGACGCCGCCACCAACCACCTGGTTGAGCGCTTCCTCCCCGGCGACATCTTCCACGTCGAAGGCATCACCTGGAACGGCCGCGTCCTGTTCGCCGCGCCGCACAAATACGGCCAGCCGCCCTTCGAAACCATGCACTCCGGCGGCATCTTTTCCACCCGCGCGCTCGACCGCTCCTCCGAAGAAGCCCGCGCCCTCCTCAAAATCCACGCCGCCACACTCGCCGCCCTCGGCATGCAGGCCGGCGTCACCCACTCCGAGTTCATCCGCGCTCACGCCGACGGCCGCTTCTACTTCCTCGAAACCGCCGCCCGCGTCGGCGGCGCCTACATCGCAGAAGTCGTCGAGCACGCAGCTGGAATTAATCCCTGGATCGAGTGGGCCAGCATCGAAGTCGCCCTCGCCCGCGGCGAAGAGTACCAACTCCCGCCCATCCGCCCCGACTACGCCGGCAGTCTCATCTCGCTCGCTCGCCAGGAGTGGCCCGACACCTCCGCCTACACCGACCCCGAGATCGTCCACCGCCTCTCGAAGCTCCACCACGCCGGCCTCATCCTCCGCTCGCCCGACCCCACCCGCATCGAATCCCTCCTCCGCGACTACACCACCCGCTTCCTCACCGACTTCTACGCCCGCCTCGACGCCCCTGCCAAACCCACCGCCTGAACCACCAGCGCTCGTCCCACCGACCGTCCATCCTCCCTACCGCTGCTCTGTTCGCGCCGTCATCCTGAGCCGTAGGCGAAGGATCTCCGTATTTCGGACCGCCACGGACCCTGAAAACTAACACCACCAAACCCCTCAAGAGAACGGTATCTTAGATCCGTGATGCCATTGAACCGCCGATCCTTCATCCAAAGCGCCCTGCTCGCCGGCAGCGCCATCAAACTCCGCGCTCTCACCACCCACCTTTCCGCCGCAACAACCGACATCACCACCCTCCGCTCTCAATTCCGCGAGCCGCCCAAAAAATTCCGCCCCATCGTCCGCTGGTGGTGGCCTGG
This Acidobacteriaceae bacterium DNA region includes the following protein-coding sequences:
- a CDS encoding ATPase, translated to MSRPTILCITTYEKGQAFLREVASLGCDIHLLTVHKLRDADWPRDILAGFHTIPEDLTPEQTLPYIANLMRHIPIARIVPLDEFDLETAALAREHLRLPGMGQTATRFFRDKLAMREAAARAGVSVPAFSSVANHDALYQFLQSTEGPWLLKPRWSASAIGIHKFQTVEEVWPILDRLGDAATNHLVERFLPGDIFHVEGITWNGRVLFAAPHKYGQPPFETMHSGGIFSTRALDRSSEEARALLKIHAATLAALGMQAGVTHSEFIRAHADGRFYFLETAARVGGAYIAEVVEHAAGINPWIEWASIEVALARGEEYQLPPIRPDYAGSLISLARQEWPDTSAYTDPEIVHRLSKLHHAGLILRSPDPTRIESLLRDYTTRFLTDFYARLDAPAKPTA